GAAGTTGTATTTAAGAGGGTAAACAGGACTTTAATTTATCCAACAAAGGACGATATTAAAAGTGCAATAGATTTCCTAAGCACATGTTCTAAACCCATTATATTATTAGGCTATGGTGCTTCTAGAACTAATATAGTAAATTATTTAGAGAAACTTGGAGTTCCAGTTTTAACCACAATAAGGGGGAAAGGCGCTATACCGGAAAATCATCCCCTATATATGGGTACAATATTTGGGATGAAAGAAGTACCAGGCGATTGTCTGATAGCATTAGGAACTTCATTTAACGATTTAGAAACTGGAAGTTGGAAAGTTAAACTGCCCAAAAGGATCCTGCATGTAGATGCAGACAGTAACGCGTTTAATAACGCGTTTAGAGCTGAGGTAACTATTAGAGCTAGCGTTGAGACGTTCTTAGAGGAAATTTCAGAGAAAGTTAAATTGCCTAAATGGGCGTATTCTTCTTCACAACCTAAAAGGATAGATAGTGGAAATGGAATAACTCATGACTATCTGGCTAGCGTATTAGATTCGAGTCTAAATGAAGATAGGGTAATCATAACTGATGCAGGAACTAATCAAGTGATGGCTATGAACATAAAGGTTTATAGACCAAACTCCTACTTTAATTCACTAATATTTAACGCTATGGGCTCAGCAATTCCCGCAGCTATTGGAGCTAAAATAGCATCTCCCGAGAGGCAGATAGTGAATATAATAGGTGACGCTGGATTTCAAGCCTGCTTTAACGAACTTATAACTGCAGTTGAAAACAATATAAGTTTTCTAACAGTATTAGTAGAAGATGGCGTACAACACTTCTTAAGGATGAATCAGAAGATTAGATATGGATATACTTTTTCTACTAACGTCTTTCCAATAGACTATACTAAGGTAGCTGAGGGTATAGGAGTTAAGGTGATTGAGGCTAAGGATAGAGAGGAGCTAAAGAAGGCTGTTGAGGAAGCAATAGATTGGTCTTACAAAAAGCCTACCCTCTTAAGGGTTCATGTAAATCCAGACAGCATCCCTTCGATATTAATGGGAGGAGCATAACATTAAATTAGGAACAAGCTTATTATTTTTATTTTGTAAAATTATATTGTGTTGTCTCAATATGAGTTAAAGAAGAAGATAGGGAAAGTAGTTGAGGAGTTAGGAAAGCAAAAGCTTAACTTACCCGTTAACAATTATCCTTCTGATATTAAAATTGAGGCAGAATATGACGTAGTATTATTAGATGAGAGTAATCCCATTAAAGCACCTAGTCTTACCCAAAAGTCGTGTAAAATTGTAGCAATTGACTCTTCCAGTAGGTATTTAAGAGATGCCTCTGTGAATATGGTGTTAGTAGGCGTAGCGGCTTACAGTAACAATAGGGGAACTCTCTTCGGACCTTACGATGTGGATACTCCATTTTTAGGAATAAGTACTTACACTGACGTTTTAAGTAAACTGCCTAACGTAGAAGGGGTGAGGGTTAAGAACTACATTAACGAGTATTTTGATGAGAAGTATAGGATAGACGATATGGCAGATGAGATAAGGATAGAGACTGAGAACATAATGCTTAAACAAGTCAAGGATGAGGATTTAGTGATAATTGACGGACCTCTATACCCTACCCCGTTAGAATTAAGTCAAATTAAACTTGAGGATGAGTCAAGAATTAAACATCAAAGGGCCTATGCTAATTTAGTTAAGGATAGGATAAGACTATTAAAGAAGAATATAATAGGAGTAGTGAAACGTTTAGAGAACTCTTATAAGTTAGGAAAGATAGAGGCTTTAGGAAGGCTATTAAATAGGAATATAAAGGGGTTAAAGGACCCCGAGATATTGAAATACATTGAATATAAGCTCTGTGGGGATAAGAGGATTTGCCTAATAGGACCGATAAAGATGACCTTTTCATCTTCCTTAATTCCCAATGCCCCAGATAGGTTTGCATATTATCTTATTATAAGGAATACTCTTGGGATGTCATCGTTCTTTAGAATTGAGAGCATTGACCTTCAATTTCTCGATGATTCTACTCCTTATATAGTATCCAGAATATCCGAGAGATTAATCCCCACTTACATAGAAATAGTCGATAATCTCTCTAAGAAAGTTTCCGCATCCCTCTTCATTACTGCATATCCTATTGCATCCAGATATTTAACTATAATACATGATGATAAATTAGCATATTATGATGAGATTAAGAATCTGATAACGTCCTAATTAGGACGTCAGAGAATTTAGTGGATCTTATCACGGCAACACCTACAGGGGCTATTTGCAGTATATCAGCGTAATCCTCAAATCCCAGCTTCTTGAGAATTGATATATCATTCCTCATTATAATCTTAGTGTTCGTTAATTGAATTATCAACTCGTTTAAGTCATCGGAAACGTGAGTTGCTAAAATTACACCTATATTTCTAACTCTCCCTAATCTCATTAGCCTATTTATTAATCCCTCAACTATTTCCTTTGAGGCCTCAACTTTAGTAGTTTGAGGAAAATATTCATGCGCCTCATCCATTATTAAAAGAGTTAACTCTGAAACCTTACCTTCCTTATATAATTTGTCCTTCCAATTATAGAAATCTGAAAGCAATTTATAAGCTATAGTGGCCATTGCTTGAACGGAGGCAGAATAGTCTAAGATCCATGTTAGGTCTACGATTATTTTATTATATTTAAAGAAATCCTCGCTGAAATGAAAAGTCTTGCCTACGTTAAAAATTCCGCTCTCAGCGAAAGCCTTAATAACTCTCATAATTGAATTCTTAGTCTGTGGAAATAATTTCAATTCCTCTAGCGCTTTTGTGAATATTTTATTTACATATACTGTTAAGAGATTATTACTTATTTTAATTACATCAGTAGTTTTTGTTCCTTTAATTTCAAAATCATGCTCTATTTTCAATTCCTTAAAGATCAAGTTCTCAGGTTCTATGTTTTCCATTACCTTACTTATGATCTCACGCACGTCACTTACGTAATCCTTTAACTTCTCTTCTAAGGTATTTTCCAACATGCTAGAAAACACTTGAAATATTGCATCCCATTCCAGAGTTGCGGTCTCAGACATATAGGGGGCTATCTTATAAAGTGTAGGGAATACCTCTCCGAATCTTATTGAGTAAGGTATGAGATGAACAACTTTTCCCTTACATTCCATTAATATCTCGTTCTGCTTGATATCGTACTCTGTAGGAAACTCACAACCGTATCTCTCCGCGAACTTCTCCCCGTATTGTAAGGGTAAGAATTTAGAAGGAACATTTTCAATCATTCTCTTAGTAACTGGCATTATTACTACGAATTCATCTATTTTATTTATAGCATGCCTTACGAAGTCCCCCTGCCTATCAAATACGAAGACCTTTACGTTACTACTAGTTATCGTCTTTAACAACGTGGTCTTACCAGAACCGGTAGTACCTATTATCAAAACGTGATGTCTAAGGATTTCTTCGTCTAATTTAACCTCAGTGTCTTCTAGTACTTCTCCTCCTGAGTATATCCTACCTATTGTAATTCCCTCCTTAGGGATTCCCAGTATTTCCTCTAAAATTTCAGACTTAGGTCTTATTACTGGGGATTGAGGGTCTATTGGGGAAACAGCCGGTCTAATTACACCTTTAACTAGATCCTTTTCCGCTATCGGCTCTATTTCTATGAAAGTATCCGTCATTATAGTAGCTGGATCTTTAGGATATGAAGATATTTCCCTTATTCTCAAAGTGGCAAGCATATCAGATCTTGAGATGCTTATTACTCTGCCTATAATTAACGCTGGATGGACTATCGTCCTTATACCTAAATACTCATCCATTTTTATGTTGCTTCTCATATAATCTTCGAACCCTATATCAATACCTATATAATTCCTCTCACCTACTCTGACAGTTTCATATCTAGTAACTCTACCTATTATTGAGTTATCCGCAGAAAGTGACTTAGCATCATTATCAGCTTCCTCAACTTTCTTGTTAAGCTCAGAAATTATTTCCTCTTCTTCCATTAAGTATAGTTTTAGATTTAGATTTATATAAAGGTTAAATGTTAAACTACATATGACAAAACTTCTACTCTTCTCCCCATCTCCTCATGAGGAGAAAAGGGTTGGCGTATATAAAGACGGTAAAATTGTAGATCTAGTAAAAGCTTATGAGTTAGTCTTCGACGGTAAACCCCCCAATTGGTTTTATGACATGAAGGAGTTAATTGAGGGTGGTGAGGGTGTACTTTATTTAATAAATAGAATTTTAAGCGAAGAGGATAAAATTAAAGCAGCATTATTAAACCCAGAGGAGATAATCTATTACCCGCCGATACCTAACCCAGAGAAAATATTCCTACTCGCAGTGAATTATAGATCACATGGACAAGAGACTAATACGAACCCACCTAAGGAACCTTATATATTTACTAAATTTCCTAACACGTTAGTTGGACATAATCAGCCGGTAATATATCCAAAGGCCTCAAACAAGGTAGATTATGAGGTAGAATTAGCAGTTATAATCGGTAAGAGAGGAAAGTACATAAGAGCTGAGAAGGCAATGGATCACGTATTCGGCTATACAATATTAAATGACATAAGCTTTAGGGACAAACAATTTCCACCAGAAAATCCATACGGCATGAGATGGGTTCACGGAAAAGGAATGGATACAGCAGCACCTATGGGACCTTGGATAGTGACAAAAGATGAGATAGAAAACCCATACAATTTAAAATTAACCCTAAAGGTAAATGGAGAGATAAGACAAGAGGGATATACTGAGGATATGATATTCAAAATAGACAAGATAATAGAATACATATCGAATGGAATAACGCTGAAACCGGGGGATATAATATCAACTGGAACACCACAAGGAGTGGCTTTGGCGACAGGAAAATATTTGAAACCGGGGGATATAATGGAGGCGGAGATAACGAAAATAGGAATACTAAGAAATAAGATAATAGAGGAAATATAAAAATTATATTTTTATAATTATATAATTTAAGGCTAAATAAACAATGAAGAACACAAGTAGAAATATTTCATCTAGGTTAAATAACACCTCTCCTAGCCAAAGAGTACCTAGACTAAACAATAGTGCGGATAGAACGAACTTTAAGTGTGGCAATCTAACTTTTGCAACTTGTGATTTTAAAGCAGCTGTTAATGCTACTACTATAAAAACAGCTGATATTGTACCCAATAATGAGGATAAGTAACTTTGGGGTATTAACGCTAAGATAACTAAGGAAGCCTCTAAACCCTCTACTGCTGAGATCGTGAATACGACAGAAAGCCCTTCCTCCTTTTCTTCTTTACCCCTCTTAATTCTCTTAAAAGATCTTCTTGCACTTCTAATTAGCCTATAACCAAAATAGAAGAGTATTACTGAGGAGATTATTAGTACATAATTTATTGGTACTAAGTATATAAGCCTACCTACGGTAAAGGTAGGTATTAATACTATTGCTACTCCCGCTATTGCATATAAGAAAGGCAAACTATTCTTATAAATATTATGATATATGGCAGCTATCGCACCTGCTTCCGTTAATTCAAGAACTGAAATTCCTAAAGCAGCTAAGAAAACTCCTATGTCCATGAAAGTTACTTTAACCTATTAATAAATAAGGTTAACCTACTTTCTATTGAGTAGGAAGCTTCAATCTGACGTCTCACCACCCTAGAAGAACGAGGGTTCTTCCCCAGAGGGATCATCGTTCCCACCATCGATTCGGGACTACATCTGGTGGGCAGTCGAGTGGGTCTCTGACCCACTCCCATATGAAGAGAAGGGACTTTCATCCATAACATCTAGTCCCTTAAGAGATTCTAGATGCTCCTCCCACAGTCCCATTAAGTCCCCGATTGAGCTGGGGAGCTTCCGGTATAAAAACTTTTCCTTGAAAATCGAGCATACTTATATATGCAACGAAACTTATCATCCACTTATTAACATCAAAAGCTTGTTATAATATAGAAAAATAGGCTTCCATTTTATATAAGATCTTTAGGATCAATTCTCTTAATTCCAGGAATCTTGTCATAAATATGGTCAGTTGATATGATAACTTTCTCCTTATCGTAGAGTAAGCAAGTTGCAGCGTGATATGCGTCAAAGATAGATGTAATGTTATACTGACTCATTAACGCTAATGCTAAAAGATCAATATCAATAGTTGTTGGTATCCATTCAATATTTGGTATGCTCCTTAGCGCACCTATCTTATTTAATATCTCACGTATAGGGAGGTTCATGTTGCGTAAAACATAATATATCTCATGTATTGCTTCCCTACTAACTATTATGCTTAATTCGCCCTTGGCAATCTTTAAAAGCAGTTTTTCTGATACTTCCTTTAGCCTATCTTCAGTTTTAAGATGGGCTATTAGAACATCACTTTCGAGTAGCATAAGAAATTACTGCCTCCTCCGATATCTTTCCAATGCATCTTTTTCAGCCTCTTTTTCAGCTAATTCCTTCAAATCTTTCACGCTTAAATCAGTTTTTATAACGCCAGATGTTGTAACTAAAGGATCCTTAGGGACTGGAATTCCGATGAAGAAAGTCCCAACATCAATAATTATAACTGAACTAGCCTCAGCCAACTTCTTCGGTAACTTAATTCTACCTCTATCATCAACCTTTACTACATATCCCATACTAAAATTTTATATCCCACAAAATATAAACTTTCCCCATAAAGATCGTAAGATGGTCATTTTAGATTTAAATTAAAATATTTTTTATAGAGCATAAACATAATATCGACATTTAGGTAAGGCTAACTATATATACTTTTCATTCTAAGCTGAAAATCTATGCGGGATAATAATTTATTTTAAAAATTAAAGAAACATTATTATACAAGTAAGATTTTCTATATAATTCTAATTAAAATTTCATACTTTTTAATGCGTCTGCAATATTTTTACGTAACTGTTTGCTATTTTTAATTACTTCTAACCCTCTTAACACAATTAAGTAATCTAAGGCTGTATGCCTACCCATTGTGGAGCTTCTGATATAAAAATTTTTCTTGAAAATTGCGCGAGTGTAGACAACAATTTTGTTAATTTAGTATAAATTATGTGAATTGTTTTTCTGTATGAGGGGAATTAGTTTTTATTAAGGGTGAGCACGGGAATTAATTTGGGTGAGCACATGGAAACCAGATGGAAAGTTCCCGTGCTCACCCAAATTATACTAATCTTAATGGAGTATATTAATTTTAAGCCTAGGTTTTATGCTAGGAGTGAGGTTGCACTTGCTTTGGCAATGTATTTGGCTGGTTTGTCCTCTTGGAGGGCTATTTTGCCCCACTCTACCTTACTCTACGATTATAGGAAGTTTAGTAATGTTAAGTATGTTGTTCCCTTGAGTGGTAAGTATGCTGTTGATGAGACTAAGGTTCTTACTGTGAGGGGTGAGTATTATTATGTTTGGGTTGTTAGGGATGTTGTGACTAGGGGGATACCTTTCTTCATGGTTACTAGTTTGAGGAGTGGTTTGCATGTTTTAATTATTCTTGTGAAGATGAGGGAAGTTGAGGAGTTGGCTAGTAGGTATTTCAAGAGGGTTGATCAAGTGGTTTACTTGCATGATGGGGCGTCAATATATAATGCTTTCAACTGGTATAATGTTAATCATGAAAAGGTGACATTTGAGGAAAGGGATTACGCAGAACAAGGATTCAGAACAACAAAACATAGGATATCATCAATGGACAAGCACTTCCCATGGAATTCAAATAGATTCACGATTACCCGTTGGCTCTCAACGTTCTTCTTAATATACAACCTACTTTACACTCCAGTGTATTTACTGGACAAGGGGGTGATAATAAATGTAAATATTTCAAATGAATGAAATTGTTGTCCACACTCAAATTGCGCTCTTAGAGGACTATTTTGCTCCACTCAACCTTACTCTACGATTATAGGGAGTGTGGTTCAAAGGGGGGTTTGGGCTTCATAGGATTTCATAATATTTAATATCAATCCTCAGCCGTTGGGCTTCACCAGAGTCACGGGGCAATGCCCCACTCATACCCCTCCGCCCCTTTAGCGGGGTAACCCCCAACCCACACCCGTCACGGATGTGGGGAAACCCGCACATCTTGAGGTAGATATTAAGAGACGCGTTTAATTGCCTATCAAGAGTGAACCCGTACTTCTCACACCTAAAAGTCCTACCAACCTTTCGGGAAACCCATCCACATCTGGACTTAGATGTGAGGTGCGGGTTAACCTCCTTAACGAATGAACCGTAAAGAGGAGCCTTGTATTTAAGCACACGATGAATTGTCCTCCAGACAGTCTTAGAAATCTTCTTGGACAGCTTATCGCTTGCATCCCTAAACATCTCCTGCTTATTCAACTTCTCAACAGCAAACATCGTAATGGGATACATTTCCAGCAACTCATTCACAAACTTGTGAACATAATCCAGCACACGGTTCCTCTCTCTATGAGAATATTTCCTCAACAATGCTTTCCCCTTGTGCTTTGAAGCAAAACGTTGTATTTTACTCCTCTTCAACTCCATCCCAAACTTTATGCTGTACAACTCCTTCAAGGAAAATGTAACGAACTTCTCTCCATCATAAGCGTCTAATGTGTACAAGTTACTATCAATTGCTAGGAAATCTAGGGGAGTAAACAAAGGTAACTTATAACGAAATGGTAGATATACAATATCCTCCTTAATTATGGGCTCACCTAGTTCAAGCCCTTTAACTCTTCTTGAAAACCAGGTGTGAGACCAAGAGAAGGTAATATACTCGTAAGGTCTTACAGTAATCCTAACACTCTCACCCTCAACCTTCCTAAGTGTTGATTTTACCCTAACGTAAACCTTCTTCAATCTAGGTTTCCTCAATGAAGCTTTTCCCTTCTCAGCCCTTCTCTTCCAACTCCTCAATATTGAGTAAGCGTCATTTATTGCCTTGTCAACGTAATGTGAAGCTAGGACGTTAATCCTCTCTAACTCATCCCTTAACGTCTTGTACACTTCCTTTTTCTTAGGCAATGTTATTTTGATCTTCGTAAATACTTTCTTGCCCTTCTTCACTTCTTTTCTCTCTACCTTAGTCCTCTCCCATAACCAGTCTAATGCTTTGTGTAGTAGGACTTTGTAGTTCTCTAGTAATACTCTGCTTTCCTCCTTCTTATCGTTCTTCAAGGAGTACGTTAGGTAAATGTATTCTTCTTCTGGTTGGAATGATTTAAGCCTTAAGCTCTTCGATACACTTCTTCACCTTCTCTATTCCGTATAGCTTCCCGCTGAATGATACTAGTATGGAAATTAAGTCCTCTATTAACTCCTGTTCTGGTGTTTTGTCCTCATTGTTTAGCACTACTATTTCGCAGTTGTGTGCTTTGCAGACCTCCTCTATTATCTCGAAACCGAATCTAACTAGTCTGTCTGGGTATGCAATAACTACTTTCGACACCTCGTTGTTCAGTATCATCCTTAACAGTTTGAGGAATCCCTTCCTCTTCATGTTTAACCCGGAACCTACATCCGTTATTACTTGGTCATGGTCCTTTACTTGCTCTTGCAAGTATTTTACTTGGTTTATTAAGTCGTCTTTTTGTGTGTTTGATGATATCCTAGCGTAAAGGATCACTTTCCTCTTTCTAACAATCCCCATCAACTTCTCTACATCCTCTTCTTTGAACCTCCATTTCCCAGTCTCTAGTATTACTGGTTTTATGTATCCTTTTTTTACGTATTCTCTGAGTGTTGCATAGGATATCCCTAAGCGTTGGCATACTTCCTTAGGTCTTAGCATTGTATAATAGTTTATGATGAAATAATATAAACTTTACGGTTTATCGGAAACCATTGTCAACGGCTATAGTAACTGTATATATAATATATAATTTTTTTAAGATATATTACTTACACGTTATTCCTACTTCCAAGGAAACCTTGAATTACTCATTACTTAAGAAATTAGGTAAAACAGCAGCTGTTGGATTTTGCCTTGATTTTAAGACAATACTTAACGTAAAATTCCATAACCGCTAAAGGTTTTAAAGTACTAATACTAAATCT
The genomic region above belongs to Saccharolobus caldissimus and contains:
- a CDS encoding type II toxin-antitoxin system VapC family toxin encodes the protein MLLESDVLIAHLKTEDRLKEVSEKLLLKIAKGELSIIVSREAIHEIYYVLRNMNLPIREILNKIGALRSIPNIEWIPTTIDIDLLALALMSQYNITSIFDAYHAATCLLYDKEKVIISTDHIYDKIPGIKRIDPKDLI
- a CDS encoding ATP-binding protein; translation: MEEEEIISELNKKVEEADNDAKSLSADNSIIGRVTRYETVRVGERNYIGIDIGFEDYMRSNIKMDEYLGIRTIVHPALIIGRVISISRSDMLATLRIREISSYPKDPATIMTDTFIEIEPIAEKDLVKGVIRPAVSPIDPQSPVIRPKSEILEEILGIPKEGITIGRIYSGGEVLEDTEVKLDEEILRHHVLIIGTTGSGKTTLLKTITSSNVKVFVFDRQGDFVRHAINKIDEFVVIMPVTKRMIENVPSKFLPLQYGEKFAERYGCEFPTEYDIKQNEILMECKGKVVHLIPYSIRFGEVFPTLYKIAPYMSETATLEWDAIFQVFSSMLENTLEEKLKDYVSDVREIISKVMENIEPENLIFKELKIEHDFEIKGTKTTDVIKISNNLLTVYVNKIFTKALEELKLFPQTKNSIMRVIKAFAESGIFNVGKTFHFSEDFFKYNKIIVDLTWILDYSASVQAMATIAYKLLSDFYNWKDKLYKEGKVSELTLLIMDEAHEYFPQTTKVEASKEIVEGLINRLMRLGRVRNIGVILATHVSDDLNELIIQLTNTKIIMRNDISILKKLGFEDYADILQIAPVGVAVIRSTKFSDVLIRTLSDS
- a CDS encoding IS6 family transposase, producing the protein METRWKVPVLTQIILILMEYINFKPRFYARSEVALALAMYLAGLSSWRAILPHSTLLYDYRKFSNVKYVVPLSGKYAVDETKVLTVRGEYYYVWVVRDVVTRGIPFFMVTSLRSGLHVLIILVKMREVEELASRYFKRVDQVVYLHDGASIYNAFNWYNVNHEKVTFEERDYAEQGFRTTKHRISSMDKHFPWNSNRFTITRWLSTFFLIYNLLYTPVYLLDKGVIINVNISNE
- a CDS encoding thiamine pyrophosphate-binding protein → MGKSIAELIVESISSQVSDIFGIPGTHGLGLYEEIRKEVEKGRVRYYMPRLEYGGAIMADYYARLKGNVGVFISVNGPGFTNSLTGLAEAYSEGSPLVLISFNKEFKHKYRRQLHDMGYYDAQIEIAKQITKGAFRIYSPEDVPLIMERAFRIALEDRMGPVYIEVPVDLLDAKGEVEVVFKRVNRTLIYPTKDDIKSAIDFLSTCSKPIILLGYGASRTNIVNYLEKLGVPVLTTIRGKGAIPENHPLYMGTIFGMKEVPGDCLIALGTSFNDLETGSWKVKLPKRILHVDADSNAFNNAFRAEVTIRASVETFLEEISEKVKLPKWAYSSSQPKRIDSGNGITHDYLASVLDSSLNEDRVIITDAGTNQVMAMNIKVYRPNSYFNSLIFNAMGSAIPAAIGAKIASPERQIVNIIGDAGFQACFNELITAVENNISFLTVLVEDGVQHFLRMNQKIRYGYTFSTNVFPIDYTKVAEGIGVKVIEAKDREELKKAVEEAIDWSYKKPTLLRVHVNPDSIPSILMGGA
- a CDS encoding VapB-type antitoxin — encoded protein: MGYVVKVDDRGRIKLPKKLAEASSVIIIDVGTFFIGIPVPKDPLVTTSGVIKTDLSVKDLKELAEKEAEKDALERYRRRQ
- a CDS encoding fumarylacetoacetate hydrolase family protein yields the protein MTKLLLFSPSPHEEKRVGVYKDGKIVDLVKAYELVFDGKPPNWFYDMKELIEGGEGVLYLINRILSEEDKIKAALLNPEEIIYYPPIPNPEKIFLLAVNYRSHGQETNTNPPKEPYIFTKFPNTLVGHNQPVIYPKASNKVDYEVELAVIIGKRGKYIRAEKAMDHVFGYTILNDISFRDKQFPPENPYGMRWVHGKGMDTAAPMGPWIVTKDEIENPYNLKLTLKVNGEIRQEGYTEDMIFKIDKIIEYISNGITLKPGDIISTGTPQGVALATGKYLKPGDIMEAEITKIGILRNKIIEEI
- a CDS encoding RNA-guided endonuclease InsQ/TnpB family protein translates to MYLTYSLKNDKKEESRVLLENYKVLLHKALDWLWERTKVERKEVKKGKKVFTKIKITLPKKKEVYKTLRDELERINVLASHYVDKAINDAYSILRSWKRRAEKGKASLRKPRLKKVYVRVKSTLRKVEGESVRITVRPYEYITFSWSHTWFSRRVKGLELGEPIIKEDIVYLPFRYKLPLFTPLDFLAIDSNLYTLDAYDGEKFVTFSLKELYSIKFGMELKRSKIQRFASKHKGKALLRKYSHRERNRVLDYVHKFVNELLEMYPITMFAVEKLNKQEMFRDASDKLSKKISKTVWRTIHRVLKYKAPLYGSFVKEVNPHLTSKSRCGWVSRKVGRTFRCEKYGFTLDRQLNASLNIYLKMCGFPHIRDGCGLGVTPLKGRRGMSGALPRDSGEAQRLRIDIKYYEIL
- a CDS encoding IS607 family transposase, yielding MLRPKEVCQRLGISYATLREYVKKGYIKPVILETGKWRFKEEDVEKLMGIVRKRKVILYARISSNTQKDDLINQVKYLQEQVKDHDQVITDVGSGLNMKRKGFLKLLRMILNNEVSKVVIAYPDRLVRFGFEIIEEVCKAHNCEIVVLNNEDKTPEQELIEDLISILVSFSGKLYGIEKVKKCIEELKA
- a CDS encoding DNA double-strand break repair nuclease NurA; amino-acid sequence: MLSQYELKKKIGKVVEELGKQKLNLPVNNYPSDIKIEAEYDVVLLDESNPIKAPSLTQKSCKIVAIDSSSRYLRDASVNMVLVGVAAYSNNRGTLFGPYDVDTPFLGISTYTDVLSKLPNVEGVRVKNYINEYFDEKYRIDDMADEIRIETENIMLKQVKDEDLVIIDGPLYPTPLELSQIKLEDESRIKHQRAYANLVKDRIRLLKKNIIGVVKRLENSYKLGKIEALGRLLNRNIKGLKDPEILKYIEYKLCGDKRICLIGPIKMTFSSSLIPNAPDRFAYYLIIRNTLGMSSFFRIESIDLQFLDDSTPYIVSRISERLIPTYIEIVDNLSKKVSASLFITAYPIASRYLTIIHDDKLAYYDEIKNLITS